The following proteins are co-located in the Leucoraja erinacea ecotype New England chromosome 27, Leri_hhj_1, whole genome shotgun sequence genome:
- the LOC129710040 gene encoding interferon alpha-F-like yields the protein MSFANAWRLCVLPVLLAGVLAQGCRGPHVQVDINQDAQIVLNEMKQTLVELSVGQAASEARRATFQLDDLYTAEKGPPLTRRCLAEKTSLEVRTLNLSELTARGQAPNTLRVVDQVLRQFSKIYSMNLDSVTWPRNKVEHLRLLLDGQIRELENCVRNTGSETRPRRSAAVHNYFRKLGKFLKRKRFSACAWEVTRAETRACLQQLPLVMTRINEAN from the exons ATGTCCTTCGCGAACGCATGGAGACTCTGCGTTTTACCAGTGTTGTTGGCGGGGGTCCTGGCGCAGGGCTGCCGGGGTCCGCATGTGCAGGTGGATATTAATCAGGATGCTCAGATTGTGCTGAATGAAATG AAACAGACCCTGGTGGaactctcagtgggtcaggcggcctCTGAGGCGCGACGAGCAACGTTTCAGCTCGACGACCTCTACACAGCTGAGAAG GGACCCCCCCTGACCCGGCGGTGCCTAGCTGAAAAGACATCATTGGAAGTCAGGACATTGAACTTGTCCGAACTCACGGCGAGGGGACAG GCCCCGAACACGCTCCGTGTTGTCGACCAAGTGTTGCGTCAATTCAGCAAGATCTACAGTATGAACCTGGACTCGGTCACATGGCCCCGGAACAAGGTGGAGCATCTCAGGCTTCTCCTGGATGGGCAGATCAGAGAGCTGGAAAACTGTGTGAGGAACACAGGCTCCGAGACCCGTCCACGGAGAAGCGCCGCGGTTCACAACTACTTCAGGAAACTCGGCAAGTTTCTTAAACGGAAG AGATTCAGCGCTTGCGCCTGGGAAGTAACGCGCGCCGAGACCAGGGCGTGTTTACAACAATTGCCTCTAGTAATGACAAGAATCAACGAGGCGAACTGA